From a region of the Chitinophaga caseinilytica genome:
- the leuD gene encoding 3-isopropylmalate dehydratase small subunit: MDKKFANLVSSVVPLPIENIDTDQIIPARFLKATTRDGFGENLFRDWRFSEDNTPKADFVLNNDIYKGKVLVAGKNFGCGSSREHAAWALGDYGFKVVVSSFFADIFKNNALNNFILPVQVSEDFLQKIFRAVEKVPSAAIEVNLEEQFIEIKATGEKENFDINPYKKTCLLNGYDDIDYLLSLRNEIETYETTRPFNF; the protein is encoded by the coding sequence ATGGACAAAAAATTCGCAAACCTGGTATCCTCCGTGGTACCCTTACCGATAGAAAACATCGATACGGATCAGATCATCCCGGCCCGATTCCTGAAAGCCACCACCCGCGACGGTTTCGGTGAAAACCTTTTCCGCGACTGGCGTTTCAGCGAAGACAATACGCCGAAGGCGGACTTCGTGCTCAATAACGATATCTACAAAGGCAAAGTGCTGGTAGCCGGCAAGAACTTCGGCTGTGGCTCCTCCCGCGAACATGCCGCCTGGGCGCTGGGCGACTACGGTTTCAAAGTAGTGGTGAGCAGCTTCTTCGCCGATATTTTCAAAAACAACGCGCTCAACAACTTCATCCTGCCCGTGCAGGTGAGCGAAGATTTTCTGCAGAAGATCTTCCGCGCCGTTGAAAAAGTGCCTTCCGCCGCCATCGAAGTGAACCTGGAAGAGCAGTTCATCGAAATTAAGGCAACGGGGGAGAAGGAAAACTTCGACATCAATCCCTACAAAAAAACATGCCTGCTCAACGGGTACGACGATATCGATTATCTCCTCAGCCTCCGCAACGAGATCGAAACATACGAAACAACAAGACCTTTTAATTTCTAA
- the leuB gene encoding 3-isopropylmalate dehydrogenase, producing the protein MGVSKKILVIPGDGIGQEVTAWGKKVLETIAANFNHTFTFDEGIMGHVAIEATGDPLPAETLDKARASDAILFGAIGHAKYDNDPTAKVRPEQGLLKIRKELGLYANLRPIKLFDDLLQASSIKPEILQGADILFFRELTGDVYFGEKQRSEDRATASDLMIYHKYEVERIARKAFEAARTRRKKLCSVDKANVLEASRLWREVVQEIAKEYPDVETEHMFIDNAAMQLIKDPKRFDVVVTGNLFGDILTDEASQIAGSMGMLASASVGDRVGFYEPIHGSAHDIAGKGIANPLASILSAALLLDISFGLKDESQRVIRAVDATLRQGYRTMDIANKHTANDMLLGTDAMGAQVLKNLN; encoded by the coding sequence ATGGGAGTTTCAAAGAAAATACTGGTAATACCCGGAGACGGGATCGGACAGGAAGTAACCGCGTGGGGTAAGAAAGTGCTGGAAACGATTGCGGCGAATTTCAATCATACATTTACGTTTGACGAGGGCATCATGGGCCACGTAGCCATCGAGGCCACGGGCGATCCGCTGCCGGCTGAAACGCTCGACAAGGCGCGCGCATCCGACGCGATCCTTTTCGGCGCCATCGGCCACGCCAAATACGACAACGACCCTACCGCCAAGGTCCGCCCGGAACAGGGGCTGCTCAAAATCCGCAAGGAACTGGGCCTCTACGCCAACCTGCGCCCTATCAAACTGTTCGACGACCTGCTGCAGGCTTCCAGCATCAAGCCGGAAATCCTCCAGGGGGCCGATATCCTCTTTTTCCGCGAACTGACCGGCGACGTGTATTTCGGGGAGAAGCAGCGCAGCGAAGACCGCGCCACCGCTTCCGACCTCATGATCTATCACAAATACGAAGTGGAGCGCATCGCCCGGAAGGCTTTCGAAGCCGCCCGCACGCGCCGGAAGAAACTCTGCTCCGTAGACAAAGCCAACGTACTGGAAGCTTCCCGCCTGTGGAGAGAAGTAGTGCAGGAAATCGCGAAAGAATATCCCGACGTGGAAACCGAGCACATGTTCATCGACAACGCCGCCATGCAGCTCATCAAAGACCCGAAACGCTTCGATGTGGTGGTGACCGGCAACCTGTTCGGCGACATCCTCACCGACGAGGCTTCGCAGATCGCGGGCTCCATGGGCATGCTGGCATCGGCCTCCGTGGGCGACCGCGTAGGGTTCTACGAGCCTATCCACGGTTCCGCGCACGACATCGCCGGCAAAGGCATCGCCAATCCGCTGGCTTCCATCCTGTCGGCCGCCCTGCTGCTCGATATTTCTTTCGGCTTGAAAGACGAATCGCAGCGCGTGATCCGCGCCGTAGACGCCACGCTGCGCCAGGGCTACCGGACCATGGACATCGCCAATAAACATACCGCCAACGATATGCTGCTGGGTACCGATGCGATGGGCGCCCAGGTGCTGAAAAACCTTAACTAA
- a CDS encoding 2-isopropylmalate synthase, whose amino-acid sequence MDKNRVYVFDTTLRDGEQVPGCQLTTVEKIIVAKELEALGVDVIEAGFPISSPGDFQSVVEISKAVSEPVICALTRANTADIDAAASALEFAKRKRIHTGIGASDMHIKYKFNSTREAILERAVSAVKYARKFVDDVEFYAEDAGRADNAYLAQMIEAVIAAGATVVNIPDTNGYCLPEQYGAKIKYLVDHVSNIDKAIISVHCHNDLGLATANTIAGVINGARQVECTINGIGERAGNTSLEEVAMILKTHHALGYNTGINSKRIYDISNLVSNMMRMPVQPNKAIVGRNAFAHSSGIHQDGVLKHRENYEILDPEDIGLSSNAIILTARSGRHALKHHLERLGYKIDKINLDEVYARFLEMADSKKEINDHDLLVLMGDGDAGHYDDKAIKVTLLQVVCGDPLRPMATVKLRVNGEEKEASAAGNGPVNATINAISNIINDEITIDEFSIQAMHGGSEDVSKVNMRVHKDGKSYYGFGYSTDIVNASVHAYVDALNKIY is encoded by the coding sequence ATGGATAAGAATAGAGTATACGTATTTGATACCACGCTGCGCGACGGCGAGCAAGTGCCCGGCTGTCAGCTCACCACCGTGGAGAAGATTATCGTAGCAAAAGAGCTCGAAGCCCTCGGTGTAGACGTGATCGAAGCCGGCTTCCCCATCTCCAGCCCCGGCGATTTCCAGAGCGTTGTGGAGATATCCAAGGCAGTGTCCGAACCGGTCATCTGCGCGCTTACGCGCGCCAATACGGCCGACATCGACGCCGCTGCGTCTGCACTGGAGTTCGCCAAGCGTAAGCGCATCCACACCGGCATCGGAGCATCCGACATGCACATCAAATATAAATTCAACTCCACCCGCGAAGCCATCCTCGAAAGAGCTGTGAGCGCCGTGAAATACGCCCGCAAGTTCGTGGACGACGTTGAGTTTTATGCAGAAGACGCAGGCCGTGCAGACAATGCCTACCTCGCGCAAATGATCGAAGCCGTGATTGCCGCGGGCGCTACCGTGGTGAACATTCCGGATACCAACGGGTATTGCCTGCCGGAACAATACGGTGCCAAGATCAAATACCTCGTAGACCATGTATCCAACATCGACAAGGCGATCATTTCCGTGCATTGCCATAACGACCTCGGTCTGGCTACGGCAAATACCATCGCCGGTGTGATCAACGGTGCGCGCCAGGTGGAATGTACCATCAACGGCATCGGCGAGCGCGCCGGCAACACTTCCCTGGAAGAAGTGGCGATGATCCTCAAAACGCACCATGCGCTGGGATATAATACCGGCATCAACAGCAAGCGCATTTACGATATCAGCAACCTCGTGTCTAACATGATGCGCATGCCCGTGCAGCCGAACAAGGCGATCGTGGGCCGCAACGCGTTTGCGCACAGCTCCGGCATTCACCAGGACGGTGTGCTGAAACACCGCGAAAACTACGAAATCCTCGATCCGGAAGATATCGGCCTGTCGTCCAACGCCATCATCCTCACCGCGCGCAGCGGCCGCCACGCGCTGAAGCACCACCTCGAAAGACTGGGTTACAAGATCGACAAGATCAACCTCGACGAAGTGTATGCACGTTTCCTCGAGATGGCCGACAGCAAGAAGGAAATCAATGACCATGATCTGCTGGTGCTCATGGGCGACGGCGATGCGGGCCATTACGACGATAAGGCGATCAAGGTAACGCTGCTCCAGGTGGTTTGCGGCGATCCCCTGCGCCCGATGGCTACGGTGAAACTGCGTGTGAACGGCGAAGAAAAGGAAGCGAGCGCGGCCGGTAACGGTCCGGTGAACGCGACCATCAACGCCATTTCCAACATCATCAACGACGAGATCACTATCGACGAATTCAGCATCCAGGCGATGCACGGCGGAAGTGAAGACGTGAGCAAGGTGAACATGCGCGTGCATAAGGATGGTAAATCCTATTACGGTTTCGGATATTCGACCGATATCGTGAACGCGAGCGTGCATGCTTATGTGGATGCGCTGAACAAGATCTACTAG
- a CDS encoding SusC/RagA family TonB-linked outer membrane protein: MLLACAQALGQSKNITGTVKDDSGAPLAGVTIQIKGTTSGAVSDGEGKFKLTAPDDAVLNVTFIGYEPQEVPVAGKSELNIVLALSKKTLTDVVVVGYGSVAKRNLTSAVTTVQSKDFIQGGFNSPLQQIDGKVAGVTVSNPAAADPNRSTDVQVRGAASLNAGNSPLIVIDGMPGGDLRNVMQQDIASITVLKDAAAAAIYGSRGANGVVLVETKKGKSGRVTMTYDSYAEHDAVAAKPDILSADEYLAKNRGNDQGARTQWYNELLRKDNFGTNQFLTISGGNENSIFRLSGNFRTKQGIDIASDRHEYGYRANFQQKVLDGKLEFSGNLSQRFVKEEYTNYAAFNQAVKLNPTIPIMDPNDATKYNFLAGYDTYNPVADLLARENGADQNYSIVDLNVKLHILKNLNTEVKLARQGHEMLKREYYTSKSPESISNDRTGRARLQNEKWTDYTLEWIGNYNTKIDKHDIAVMGGYSYQEFNNQAFWAENMDFPSDGFGYNNLGAGLWNQEKGRLGMDSWKSKEKLVAFLGRVNYNFDDTYFLTASFRYEGNTKFGKDNKWGMFPSLSAAWRISNLPALKDSRIFNDLKLRASYGVTGRSGFDRYTAMFRYQQYGMYQNDQGEWISVYGPGNNFNPRLAWEKAQAYNVGLDFALLNNRLSGSLDVFDRRSKGLLDNYEVAVGAFLHTNMFVNVGTTSSKGVELTLNWEAVKSGDFSYNTSVTGSYIKSKLITWSNAEYTGNFRELQSLPSPGNPGYAYRLDPGTELGSFYGYRYAGVNDAGQIMVWKDGQIGKEAIVYSSANADRDRTYIGHGAPRYELSWGNTLNYKAFDLSLFFRGRFDYQILNLYQMYYGLQAEQGINLLKDAYGRNGHIKSSKLITDYFLENGDYFRLDNVTLGWTPKLHSKIVNNFRLYGSVRNVFTLTGYSGLDPTAIGVAGLTPGYGDLSLYPVTRTFTLGAQVTF, from the coding sequence TTGCTCCTCGCCTGCGCCCAGGCGCTCGGGCAATCCAAAAACATCACCGGCACCGTGAAAGACGACTCCGGCGCCCCACTCGCCGGCGTCACCATCCAGATCAAAGGCACCACTTCCGGCGCCGTTTCCGACGGCGAAGGGAAATTCAAGCTCACCGCACCCGATGACGCCGTGCTCAACGTCACCTTCATCGGATACGAACCACAGGAAGTACCCGTGGCCGGAAAATCGGAGCTCAACATCGTGCTCGCCCTTTCCAAGAAAACACTGACAGACGTAGTCGTAGTAGGGTACGGCTCCGTCGCCAAACGGAACCTCACCAGCGCCGTCACCACCGTCCAAAGCAAAGACTTCATCCAGGGTGGCTTCAACTCGCCCCTGCAACAGATCGACGGTAAAGTGGCCGGCGTCACCGTTTCCAACCCAGCCGCCGCCGATCCCAACCGCAGCACAGACGTACAGGTACGCGGCGCCGCTTCCCTCAACGCCGGCAACTCGCCCCTCATCGTCATCGACGGGATGCCCGGAGGCGACCTCCGCAACGTCATGCAGCAAGACATCGCCTCCATCACCGTGCTCAAGGACGCAGCAGCGGCCGCCATCTATGGCTCCCGCGGCGCCAATGGCGTAGTGCTGGTGGAAACGAAAAAAGGAAAGAGCGGAAGGGTGACCATGACCTACGACAGCTACGCCGAGCATGACGCAGTAGCCGCCAAACCGGACATCCTTTCCGCAGATGAATACCTCGCCAAAAACCGCGGCAACGACCAGGGCGCGCGTACCCAGTGGTACAACGAGCTCCTGCGCAAAGACAACTTCGGCACCAACCAGTTCCTCACCATTTCCGGCGGCAACGAAAACTCCATCTTCCGCCTGTCGGGGAACTTCCGCACCAAACAGGGGATCGACATCGCGTCTGACCGCCACGAATACGGCTATCGTGCCAACTTCCAGCAAAAGGTGCTCGACGGGAAACTGGAATTTTCCGGTAACCTTTCCCAACGCTTCGTGAAGGAGGAATACACCAATTACGCCGCGTTCAACCAGGCCGTGAAACTGAATCCCACCATTCCCATCATGGACCCTAACGATGCCACGAAGTACAACTTCCTCGCGGGTTACGACACCTACAACCCCGTGGCCGACCTGCTGGCCAGGGAAAACGGTGCAGACCAGAATTACTCCATCGTTGACCTGAACGTGAAGCTCCACATTCTTAAAAACCTCAACACCGAAGTTAAGCTCGCACGCCAGGGCCACGAGATGCTGAAGCGGGAATACTACACTTCCAAATCCCCCGAATCCATCTCCAACGACCGCACCGGCCGCGCGCGCCTGCAAAACGAAAAGTGGACGGATTATACACTGGAATGGATCGGCAACTACAACACCAAAATCGATAAGCACGACATCGCCGTAATGGGCGGTTACTCTTACCAGGAATTCAACAACCAGGCGTTCTGGGCGGAGAACATGGACTTCCCCAGTGATGGCTTCGGCTACAACAATCTCGGCGCAGGCCTCTGGAACCAGGAAAAAGGCCGCCTCGGCATGGATTCCTGGAAATCGAAAGAGAAACTCGTCGCCTTCCTCGGCCGCGTCAACTATAACTTCGACGACACTTACTTCCTCACGGCTTCGTTCCGTTATGAAGGCAACACCAAATTCGGGAAAGACAACAAATGGGGCATGTTCCCGTCTTTGTCCGCAGCATGGCGCATTTCTAACCTGCCCGCGCTTAAGGACAGCCGCATCTTCAACGACCTGAAACTGCGCGCTTCCTACGGGGTGACGGGCCGCTCCGGCTTCGACCGGTATACGGCCATGTTCCGCTACCAACAGTATGGCATGTACCAGAACGACCAGGGCGAGTGGATTTCCGTGTACGGGCCGGGCAACAACTTCAACCCGCGGCTCGCCTGGGAAAAAGCACAGGCGTATAACGTAGGGCTCGACTTCGCACTGCTCAACAACCGCCTCAGCGGCAGCCTCGACGTGTTCGACCGCCGAAGCAAAGGCCTGCTCGATAACTACGAAGTGGCGGTAGGTGCGTTCCTGCACACCAATATGTTCGTGAACGTGGGCACCACCAGTTCGAAAGGCGTGGAGCTGACATTGAACTGGGAAGCGGTGAAATCCGGCGATTTCTCCTACAACACCAGCGTGACCGGCTCTTATATCAAATCGAAACTCATCACCTGGTCGAACGCGGAATATACCGGCAATTTCCGGGAACTGCAGAGTTTGCCGTCGCCCGGTAACCCCGGCTACGCGTACCGCCTCGATCCCGGAACCGAGCTCGGCAGTTTCTACGGTTACCGTTATGCGGGCGTGAACGACGCGGGGCAGATCATGGTGTGGAAAGACGGGCAGATAGGGAAGGAGGCGATCGTGTACAGCAGTGCGAACGCCGATCGCGACAGGACGTACATCGGCCACGGCGCGCCGCGATACGAACTGTCGTGGGGCAATACGCTCAATTATAAGGCGTTTGACCTGAGCCTCTTTTTCCGCGGGCGGTTCGATTACCAGATACTCAACCTTTACCAGATGTATTATGGTTTGCAGGCAGAACAGGGGATCAACCTCCTGAAGGATGCGTATGGCCGCAACGGTCATATCAAATCGTCGAAACTCATCACGGATTATTTCCTGGAGAACGGTGATTATTTCCGGCTGGACAACGTAACCCTTGGCTGGACGCCCAAGCTGCATTCGAAGATCGTGAACAATTTCCGGCTGTACGGCAGCGTGCGGAACGTGTTCACCCTCACCGGATATTCCGGCCTCGACCCCACCGCCATCGGCGTTGCCGGTCTTACGCCGGGCTATGGCGATCTGAGCCTCTATCCCGTAACCCGCACTTTCACGCTGGGCGCACAGGTAACTTTCTAA
- a CDS encoding RagB/SusD family nutrient uptake outer membrane protein has protein sequence MKLKTRIGSLLLLSIFSATSCTNLDEEPFDVLPADKYYQDKKSVIAAVVRPYEHGHWCGWDGDRWLVSELTADQLVWTQKGIHGYDGGDWQRLHRHNWTADDNHIYGAWSGPYQGIAQCNVIMRDLQALNYPAIGLTDAEKANHIAELRTLRAWFYLFLIDYFRTVPIYETPQELVGQSSPEEVFAYIEKELKESLPQLPKNTRAGRWDQGGAAALLVRLYLNAEKWIGKPKYTECAAVAQEIINGKYGTYALDTDYRGPFRSGIKDYRSPENIFEFPHAKNIYEFSWMYNATMHYQARYSLDNDWGGWNGVHLTPSRNPDGALYTYKLGMPYERYTAGDMRKQPFRTTSRNATYEGFFLIGQQYAFNNAAGFGFDSTKKINGTEEYKDKPLAYVDQVGRFSEKPGGRWSEGSQVLTGEENSGVRLMKFPWLPMSQELFQFNSAPEIRLAEIYFALAECKYRAGARLEAATLLDAVRKRNFTAVAWPLNSYVTNLVKLTDDEFVLELGREFIGERHRRTDLVRWGRFGNEWWDKPVDGKDRSVFPIPRKALNTNPQLKPNGYE, from the coding sequence ATGAAACTCAAAACCAGAATAGGCAGCCTTTTGCTGCTAAGCATCTTCTCTGCCACGTCGTGCACCAACCTGGACGAAGAACCGTTCGACGTGCTGCCGGCAGACAAATATTACCAGGACAAGAAATCCGTCATCGCAGCCGTAGTACGCCCGTACGAGCACGGCCACTGGTGCGGCTGGGACGGCGACCGCTGGCTCGTGTCGGAGCTCACGGCCGACCAGCTCGTATGGACGCAGAAAGGCATTCACGGATACGACGGCGGCGACTGGCAGCGATTGCACCGCCATAACTGGACGGCAGACGATAACCATATCTACGGCGCCTGGTCTGGCCCGTACCAGGGCATCGCGCAATGCAACGTCATCATGCGCGACCTGCAGGCATTGAATTATCCGGCCATCGGGCTGACCGACGCGGAGAAAGCGAACCACATTGCCGAGCTGCGGACACTTCGCGCCTGGTTCTATCTTTTCCTCATCGATTATTTCCGGACGGTGCCGATCTACGAAACACCGCAGGAACTGGTGGGCCAGTCGTCTCCCGAAGAAGTTTTCGCCTATATTGAAAAGGAGCTGAAGGAATCGCTTCCGCAGCTGCCTAAAAATACCCGCGCAGGCCGCTGGGACCAGGGCGGTGCCGCGGCATTGCTCGTGCGCCTGTACCTGAACGCCGAGAAATGGATCGGGAAGCCGAAATATACCGAATGCGCGGCCGTGGCCCAGGAAATCATCAACGGGAAATACGGCACGTACGCACTGGATACGGATTACCGCGGGCCGTTCCGGTCGGGGATCAAGGATTACCGTTCTCCCGAGAACATTTTCGAATTCCCCCACGCCAAAAACATCTACGAATTCAGCTGGATGTACAACGCCACGATGCACTACCAGGCCCGTTATTCGCTGGACAATGACTGGGGCGGATGGAACGGCGTGCATCTGACGCCTTCCCGCAATCCCGACGGGGCGCTGTACACCTACAAACTGGGGATGCCTTACGAACGGTACACCGCCGGCGACATGCGCAAGCAACCATTCCGGACCACGTCGAGGAACGCGACGTATGAAGGTTTCTTCCTGATCGGCCAGCAATATGCATTCAATAACGCGGCCGGTTTCGGGTTCGACAGTACGAAGAAGATCAATGGAACGGAAGAGTACAAAGACAAGCCGCTGGCCTATGTAGACCAGGTGGGGCGCTTCTCCGAAAAGCCGGGAGGCCGCTGGAGCGAAGGTTCGCAGGTGCTGACGGGCGAAGAGAACTCGGGCGTGCGGCTCATGAAATTCCCCTGGCTGCCCATGTCTCAGGAGTTGTTCCAGTTCAATTCTGCACCGGAAATCAGGCTGGCGGAGATTTATTTCGCACTGGCCGAATGCAAGTACCGCGCGGGCGCCAGGCTCGAAGCGGCCACACTGCTCGATGCAGTGCGCAAACGTAATTTCACCGCCGTTGCCTGGCCGCTGAACAGTTACGTGACCAACCTGGTGAAACTGACGGACGATGAATTCGTGCTGGAACTGGGAAGGGAGTTTATCGGCGAGCGCCACCGCAGAACGGATCTCGTGCGCTGGGGCCGTTTCGGCAACGAGTGGTGGGATAAACCGGTTGACGGAAAAGACCGCAGCGTATTCCCGATCCCGCGGAAGGCGCTCAATACCAATCCGCAATTAAAACCGAACGGATACGAATAG
- a CDS encoding DUF1080 domain-containing protein yields MIRSILMTTLALALGASCSAQKGGWIKLFNGKDLKDWDIKITGHALNDNNGNTFRVKDGALAVSYENYDAFNDQYGHIFHKKKFSAYLLVMEYRFVGDQVKGGPGWATRNSGAMIHSQSAASMGKDQDFPISIEVQLLGGLGHGKRSTANLCTPGTNVVMDGKLITAHCVDSKSETYDGDRWVRAEVLVLGDSIVKHIVEGDTVLTYNKPQIGGGNVSHADPKLQQNGRLLSEGYIALQSESHPVEYRKVDLFDLAPYMKDKKKLAKKIEELQKRKK; encoded by the coding sequence ATGATAAGATCGATCCTCATGACTACACTCGCCCTCGCATTGGGCGCCAGCTGCTCAGCCCAGAAAGGTGGCTGGATCAAGCTGTTTAACGGGAAGGACCTCAAAGACTGGGATATCAAAATTACCGGTCATGCCCTGAACGACAATAACGGCAATACTTTCCGCGTGAAAGACGGCGCCCTCGCCGTGTCTTACGAAAACTACGACGCCTTCAACGATCAGTATGGCCACATCTTCCATAAAAAGAAATTTTCCGCTTACCTGCTGGTAATGGAGTACCGCTTCGTGGGCGACCAGGTGAAAGGCGGCCCCGGATGGGCTACCCGCAACAGCGGCGCCATGATCCACTCGCAATCCGCCGCTTCCATGGGCAAAGACCAGGATTTCCCCATTTCCATCGAAGTGCAGCTGCTGGGCGGCCTCGGCCACGGCAAACGTAGCACCGCCAACCTTTGCACACCCGGCACCAATGTGGTGATGGACGGTAAACTGATCACCGCGCATTGTGTAGACAGCAAAAGCGAAACCTATGACGGTGACCGCTGGGTACGCGCGGAAGTTCTGGTGCTCGGCGATTCCATCGTGAAGCACATCGTGGAAGGCGATACCGTGCTCACATACAATAAGCCCCAGATCGGCGGCGGCAACGTTTCCCACGCAGATCCCAAACTCCAGCAAAACGGCAGGCTCCTCTCCGAAGGCTACATCGCCCTGCAAAGCGAAAGCCATCCCGTGGAATACCGCAAGGTAGACCTGTTCGACCTCGCACCGTACATGAAAGACAAAAAGAAGCTGGCGAAAAAGATCGAAGAACTGCAGAAACGCAAAAAATAA
- a CDS encoding M15 family metallopeptidase, whose translation MKNLFILCFLTLSLAAFAQQVPPNKYGLAVVSDTLQYQALVKLDPEQELVRVTGIPIDVRYATDSNFTGKALYPYAAVYVRRPVFEELVRLQQWLAPMGLSVKIFDGYRPYRVTEKMWEVVPDERYAANPRKGSGHNRGAAVDLTFIYTKTGKELDMGTPYDEFSEKAHHGSENVSAEAAGNRRLIFDLMMAYGFVPLESEWWHYALKGASKFPLMDIPFEHLR comes from the coding sequence GTGAAAAATCTATTTATCCTGTGCTTTTTGACACTTTCCCTGGCCGCTTTTGCGCAGCAGGTCCCGCCCAACAAATACGGCCTGGCCGTAGTGAGCGACACCCTTCAATACCAGGCCCTGGTCAAACTCGATCCCGAACAGGAACTGGTGCGGGTGACGGGCATCCCGATCGATGTGCGATACGCTACCGACAGCAACTTCACTGGCAAAGCCCTCTACCCTTACGCCGCCGTGTACGTTCGCCGCCCTGTGTTTGAAGAATTGGTGCGGCTGCAGCAATGGCTGGCCCCGATGGGGCTTAGCGTCAAGATATTCGACGGCTACCGCCCATACCGCGTTACGGAAAAAATGTGGGAAGTGGTGCCCGACGAGCGATATGCCGCCAATCCCAGGAAAGGCTCCGGCCATAACCGCGGCGCGGCGGTAGACCTCACATTCATTTATACGAAAACCGGGAAAGAGCTGGACATGGGCACACCGTACGACGAATTCTCCGAAAAAGCCCATCACGGCAGCGAAAACGTGTCGGCCGAAGCCGCCGGGAACCGCAGGCTGATCTTCGACCTCATGATGGCTTACGGCTTCGTTCCCCTCGAATCGGAATGGTGGCATTACGCGCTCAAAGGCGCCTCCAAATTTCCGCTCATGGATATACCGTTTGAGCACCTGAGATAA
- a CDS encoding SDR family oxidoreductase — protein sequence MSLFRLDGKTAVVTGAGSGIGQAVAKSFAQAGATVHVLELNEAAGKVTADEIAAEGGKAFVHAVNVADQAAVATVMNNIASTAGRLDILVNCAGIAHVGNLENTAEADFDRVFNVNVKGTYNCMYAVIGQMKSQGGGVILNIASIASSVGIPDRFAYSMSKGAVLTMTLSTAKDYLGAGIRVNCVSPARVHTPFVDGFIAKNYPGKEAEMFEKLSKTQPIGRMAKPVEVANLALYLCSDEAGFITGCDYPIDGGFIKLNN from the coding sequence ATGAGTTTGTTCCGATTAGATGGTAAAACAGCCGTGGTAACCGGCGCCGGCAGCGGCATCGGCCAGGCTGTTGCGAAGTCGTTCGCCCAGGCGGGCGCCACCGTGCATGTGCTGGAATTGAATGAAGCGGCCGGTAAGGTGACGGCCGACGAGATCGCCGCCGAAGGCGGGAAAGCCTTCGTGCACGCGGTGAACGTGGCAGATCAGGCCGCCGTGGCAACCGTAATGAATAACATCGCATCCACGGCCGGGCGGCTCGATATCCTGGTGAACTGCGCCGGCATCGCGCATGTGGGCAACCTCGAAAACACGGCCGAAGCCGATTTCGACCGCGTCTTCAACGTCAATGTAAAAGGAACATATAATTGCATGTACGCTGTGATCGGACAAATGAAGTCCCAGGGCGGCGGCGTCATCCTCAATATCGCGTCTATCGCCTCCAGCGTGGGCATCCCCGACCGTTTCGCCTATTCCATGAGCAAAGGTGCGGTGCTGACCATGACCCTTTCCACCGCGAAAGATTATCTGGGCGCGGGCATCCGCGTGAACTGCGTATCGCCTGCGCGCGTGCATACGCCGTTCGTGGACGGTTTCATCGCCAAGAACTATCCCGGCAAGGAAGCCGAGATGTTCGAAAAACTGTCGAAAACCCAGCCGATCGGAAGGATGGCCAAGCCTGTTGAAGTGGCCAATCTCGCGTTGTATCTTTGTTCCGACGAAGCCGGCTTCATCACCGGTTGCGACTACCCGATAGACGGGGGCTTTATCAAACTGAACAACTGA